The following coding sequences are from one Myxococcales bacterium window:
- a CDS encoding insulinase family protein has translation MRPPRKVHALPSRCAALGLLGLLFGVGCAATQLPDEPVLKDHALAQRVFEMKSGLRVLVQQDHTSPQVVVTSTFAVGSKDDPVGKEGLAHFVEHLAFRSKPGGEQVWDHLKRTGGAFNAFTAADITEYYTITHKDQLPFLLQLEAWRLARTLEGVTEDVFKVEREVVRNELRQRGETTVGSKVFDETLKQMFPKGHPLGRTLAGTPESMLATQLEDAKAFVKQHYTPDNCTMVIAGDVNPDEVAKLLGMWPAEVLFGPDGPEGPAVKPRKRFNELPSAEPPPPVNTKLVKVKGPVLEPLLMIGWSLPGGLRGKDSKISFAAQALNVALGMGLERKFKDALQGVGAFGYPMVDGSIMVIQASLKQGADPEKIRRRLLDAVANTWAGDEDVRLTQQAYSLYGKWGTATELVRASGDLVTSALGLAEHLAATGRYTFFKDSLEDLASVKNTDVKEFAYKYLKRERAVAVLFEPEHDEVNASASPAGGGHRFGAGSKPNISGMGPDELRQILRKPELAGVAHVQLENGLTLYTVPRKNMPVARIKLRLPGGNATTQPYALARFAKALSYTRCQNHGSLFPVGGRLWDSGGDMSSTVDVEVLAGNLVNGLAVMADTVSCQEASEEYLMNAGEAFDAIAERMTYIRKRQQYKASARLWQELYPGHPYGQIAENVDEIRRVRFSEFQAFIQGHYRPDAAVAVVVGDVSAPEVEVMARKYLGPWTRGRSGASTAPPVPAAPAERKVIVYDRPGASQTMVGLACRLADTSAETLPAADLAESILTESLWELREAWGATYGMYAAISSRPGGTTHMAMGGAIETPQTGAGLKAMLDLVAKTADAGPHVVTFTSARWDLARAFNRRFADADAAGNAILTAVANGWSPAIWDEYPERLATLTRADVKSVVEPCAGHEIVVLLGDAKVIGPQLEAQGLTVTETVEEEPTDDKKKAGDEVTSR, from the coding sequence ATGCGCCCGCCACGGAAAGTCCATGCTCTGCCCTCTCGATGCGCCGCCTTGGGCCTTTTGGGCCTGCTCTTCGGCGTAGGCTGTGCAGCCACGCAGCTGCCCGATGAGCCGGTCCTGAAAGATCACGCGCTCGCGCAGCGCGTGTTCGAAATGAAGAGCGGCCTGCGGGTGTTGGTGCAGCAAGATCACACGTCGCCACAGGTCGTGGTCACGTCGACCTTTGCGGTGGGCAGCAAGGACGACCCCGTGGGCAAGGAGGGCCTGGCCCACTTCGTGGAGCACCTGGCCTTTCGCTCGAAGCCGGGGGGCGAGCAGGTGTGGGATCACCTCAAGCGTACGGGGGGCGCCTTCAACGCCTTCACCGCCGCTGACATCACGGAGTACTACACGATCACGCACAAGGATCAGCTGCCCTTCCTGCTGCAGCTCGAGGCGTGGCGTTTGGCGCGCACGCTCGAGGGCGTGACGGAAGACGTGTTCAAGGTGGAACGCGAGGTGGTCCGCAACGAGCTGCGACAGCGCGGTGAGACCACCGTGGGCTCGAAGGTGTTCGACGAAACGCTCAAGCAGATGTTCCCCAAGGGGCATCCGCTGGGGCGCACCTTGGCAGGCACCCCCGAATCCATGCTGGCCACGCAGCTCGAAGACGCAAAGGCCTTCGTCAAGCAGCACTACACGCCCGACAACTGCACGATGGTCATCGCGGGTGATGTGAACCCGGACGAGGTGGCAAAGCTTTTGGGCATGTGGCCTGCCGAGGTGCTGTTTGGCCCGGACGGGCCGGAGGGCCCGGCGGTCAAGCCCCGCAAGCGCTTCAACGAACTGCCCAGTGCCGAGCCGCCGCCTCCCGTCAACACGAAGCTGGTGAAGGTGAAGGGGCCCGTGCTCGAGCCGCTCCTCATGATCGGCTGGTCGTTGCCCGGTGGGCTGCGCGGCAAGGACAGCAAGATCTCATTTGCCGCCCAGGCGTTGAACGTGGCGCTGGGCATGGGCCTCGAAAGGAAGTTCAAGGACGCCTTGCAAGGCGTGGGCGCCTTTGGTTACCCCATGGTGGACGGCTCGATCATGGTCATCCAGGCCTCGCTCAAGCAGGGCGCCGACCCCGAGAAGATCCGGCGCCGGCTGCTCGACGCCGTGGCCAACACCTGGGCCGGCGACGAGGACGTACGCCTCACACAGCAGGCATACTCACTTTATGGCAAGTGGGGCACGGCCACCGAGCTGGTGCGCGCCAGCGGTGATCTGGTGACGAGCGCCCTGGGCCTGGCCGAGCACCTGGCCGCCACAGGTCGCTACACGTTCTTCAAGGACTCGCTCGAAGATCTGGCGTCAGTGAAGAACACGGACGTGAAGGAGTTTGCGTACAAGTACCTCAAGCGAGAACGCGCGGTGGCCGTGTTGTTCGAGCCTGAGCATGACGAGGTCAACGCCAGCGCGAGCCCCGCAGGCGGAGGGCACCGCTTCGGCGCAGGCTCGAAGCCCAACATTTCAGGCATGGGCCCCGACGAACTCAGGCAGATCCTGCGCAAGCCCGAGCTTGCCGGCGTGGCGCACGTACAGCTGGAAAACGGGCTCACCCTGTACACGGTACCGCGCAAGAACATGCCCGTGGCGCGGATCAAGCTGCGCCTGCCGGGCGGCAACGCCACCACGCAGCCCTACGCGCTGGCGCGTTTTGCCAAGGCCCTTTCCTACACGCGCTGCCAGAACCACGGCAGTTTGTTCCCGGTGGGCGGGCGTTTATGGGATTCCGGAGGTGACATGTCCTCCACGGTCGATGTCGAAGTGCTCGCGGGCAACTTGGTCAATGGACTGGCCGTCATGGCGGACACCGTGTCCTGCCAGGAGGCCAGCGAGGAGTACTTGATGAACGCAGGCGAGGCCTTCGACGCCATCGCCGAACGGATGACGTACATCCGGAAACGACAGCAATACAAGGCCTCCGCGCGCCTGTGGCAGGAGCTTTACCCTGGCCATCCCTACGGCCAAATCGCCGAGAACGTCGACGAGATTCGCCGCGTGCGCTTCTCAGAGTTTCAGGCGTTCATCCAGGGGCACTACCGGCCCGACGCCGCGGTGGCCGTGGTGGTGGGGGACGTGTCGGCCCCCGAGGTGGAGGTGATGGCCCGCAAATACCTGGGGCCCTGGACGCGGGGCCGCTCGGGCGCAAGTACCGCGCCGCCCGTGCCCGCGGCACCGGCAGAACGCAAGGTCATCGTGTACGACCGCCCCGGGGCGAGCCAAACCATGGTGGGCCTGGCGTGCCGGCTTGCCGATACGAGCGCCGAGACGTTGCCGGCCGCGGACCTCGCCGAGTCGATCCTCACCGAGTCTTTGTGGGAGCTGCGTGAAGCGTGGGGCGCGACCTACGGCATGTACGCGGCCATCAGCAGCCGCCCCGGAGGGACCACGCACATGGCGATGGGGGGCGCAATCGAGACGCCCCAAACCGGGGCAGGCCTCAAGGCCATGCTGGACCTCGTGGCCAAAACGGCCGACGCGGGCCCGCACGTGGTCACGTTCACCTCGGCCCGCTGGGATCTGGCGCGGGCCTTCAACCGCCGCTTTGCCGATGCAGACGCCGCCGGCAACGCCATCCTGACCGCCGTGGCCAATGGGTGGTCGCCCGCGATTTGGGACGAGTACCCCGAGCGCCTCGCCACGCTGACCCGTGCCGACGTCAAGAGCGTGGTGGAGCCTTGCGCGGGGCATGAGATCGTGGTGCTGCTCGGTGACGCCAAGGTGATCGGGCCTCAACTCGAGGCGCAGGGTTTGACGGTGACGGAGACGGTGGAGGAAGAGCCCACAGACGACAAAAAGAAAGCAGGGGACGAGGTGACGTCCCGCTGA
- a CDS encoding paraslipin — protein sequence MSEFDLSFDNPWDLVNLGFWALVFLAFVRALILSVQLVPTKRAHVVERLGRYHTTLRAGFHALLPFIDRVVYKMDLREETIDVPPQDCFTKDEIKVEVDGVLYMSVMEPVKAAYGVTDYRQAATQLAQTTTRSVIGTLELDRTFEERELISARVVAALAEVQEAWGVTVHRYEIKNIAPPLTVTEAMEKQVTAERERRAIVARAEGEKQAHINRSEGTRMELVNASEGEMQRRINEAEGRAAAILAIAEATADSLGKLASAACVPGGKEAVQLSLSERHLDSLGKLASPKVNVLLPADLTNLNALLSGLGLPGQGQPELPKARPLAAEERAGLEHAEHVA from the coding sequence ATGTCTGAGTTCGATCTGTCTTTCGACAACCCCTGGGATCTCGTCAACCTGGGCTTTTGGGCCCTGGTGTTTTTGGCTTTCGTGCGCGCGCTGATTTTGTCCGTGCAGCTGGTACCCACGAAGAGGGCCCACGTGGTGGAGCGCCTCGGCCGCTACCACACCACCTTGCGGGCGGGCTTTCATGCCCTGCTGCCCTTCATCGACCGGGTGGTCTACAAGATGGACCTGCGCGAGGAAACGATCGACGTGCCTCCTCAGGACTGCTTCACCAAGGACGAAATCAAGGTGGAGGTCGACGGGGTCCTCTACATGAGCGTGATGGAGCCGGTCAAGGCGGCCTACGGCGTCACCGACTACCGGCAAGCGGCCACGCAGCTGGCACAGACCACGACCCGCTCGGTGATCGGCACCCTGGAGCTCGATCGCACCTTCGAGGAACGCGAACTCATCAGCGCGCGCGTGGTCGCGGCCCTGGCGGAGGTGCAAGAAGCTTGGGGCGTGACGGTTCACCGCTACGAAATCAAGAACATCGCACCGCCGCTCACGGTGACGGAGGCTATGGAAAAGCAGGTGACGGCCGAGCGTGAGCGGCGCGCGATCGTGGCGCGTGCAGAGGGCGAGAAGCAGGCGCACATCAACCGCTCGGAAGGCACACGCATGGAGCTGGTCAATGCCTCCGAGGGCGAGATGCAGCGGCGGATCAACGAAGCCGAAGGCCGGGCCGCAGCCATTTTGGCCATCGCGGAGGCCACGGCTGACTCCCTTGGCAAGCTGGCTTCGGCCGCGTGCGTGCCGGGCGGCAAAGAGGCGGTGCAGCTGTCGCTCTCCGAACGGCACCTCGACTCTCTCGGCAAGCTGGCTTCGCCCAAGGTCAACGTGCTGTTGCCAGCCGACCTCACGAACCTGAACGCCTTGCTCTCGGGACTCGGCTTGCCCGGGCAGGGCCAGCCCGAGCTGCCCAAAGCCCGGCCGCTGGCCGCCGAGGAAAGAGCCGGGCTGGAACATGCGGAGCATGTAGCGTAA
- a CDS encoding paraslipin produces MTFFTILFAVALFVLWKTAAIVPMRDAYVKERLGKFSGVLQPGLHFLIPFVDRIAYKQEMREQVLDIPPQTCITRDNIQVTVDGVVYLKVMDAERASYGIEDYRRASVNLAQTTMRSEIGKLDLHESFAEREKLNEAIVREIDRASDPWGIKVLRYEIRNIEPSAHVVHTLEKAMEAERSRRAEVTLATAHKEATIASSMGRRQEAINLSEGKKQKSINEATGHAREIGILADATAEGLKKIAAAIAQPGGDVALKMRIAEQFTDRLAQVLSTANVSVVPEGLANLQGFFAGLGETSRTMNGQPAINGAAAQGGGRVRAEGASRS; encoded by the coding sequence ATGACTTTCTTTACGATCCTGTTCGCCGTCGCGTTGTTCGTCCTGTGGAAGACGGCAGCGATCGTTCCCATGCGCGATGCCTACGTCAAGGAGAGGCTCGGCAAGTTCAGCGGGGTCTTGCAGCCCGGCTTGCACTTCCTGATCCCCTTTGTCGACAGGATTGCCTACAAGCAAGAAATGCGGGAGCAGGTGCTGGATATCCCTCCGCAGACCTGCATCACCCGCGACAACATCCAGGTCACCGTGGATGGCGTCGTTTACCTCAAAGTCATGGACGCCGAGCGCGCGTCCTATGGCATCGAGGATTACCGGCGGGCCAGCGTGAACCTGGCGCAAACCACGATGCGCTCGGAGATCGGCAAGCTGGACCTGCATGAATCCTTCGCCGAGCGCGAAAAGCTCAACGAGGCGATCGTGCGCGAGATCGACCGCGCCAGCGATCCCTGGGGCATCAAGGTGCTGCGCTACGAGATCCGCAACATCGAGCCTTCGGCGCACGTGGTCCACACGCTGGAAAAAGCCATGGAGGCCGAGCGCTCACGGCGCGCCGAGGTGACCTTGGCCACGGCCCACAAGGAGGCCACGATCGCCAGCTCGATGGGACGCCGACAGGAGGCGATCAACCTCTCGGAAGGAAAGAAGCAAAAAAGCATCAACGAGGCCACGGGCCACGCCCGCGAGATTGGCATTCTGGCGGATGCCACGGCGGAGGGACTCAAGAAGATCGCGGCGGCGATCGCCCAACCCGGCGGTGACGTGGCCCTCAAGATGCGCATCGCCGAACAGTTCACGGATCGGCTCGCGCAGGTGCTCTCGACGGCCAACGTCTCGGTGGTGCCAGAAGGGCTGGCCAACCTTCAGGGCTTCTTCGCAGGGCTTGGCGAGACCTCCCGCACCATGAACGGACAGCCCGCGATCAACGGTGCCGCCGCGCAAGGTGGTGGCCGCGTGCGGGCCGAGGGGGCCTCGCGCAGCTAA
- a CDS encoding NfeD family protein has product MSVETVTWVWFGAGVLLMALELLLPGLISVFLGLGAVTVAVGRWVGLVHGLGASLITWFVSSILLTLALRSVLTRFVPGARERQGTDEDVDAFGEVVDVTNTVTDGPGGRVRLHGTTWQARTAEGSIPAGSQARIVYRDNTAFIVEAVSPKEEPAS; this is encoded by the coding sequence ATGTCCGTGGAGACTGTGACGTGGGTATGGTTCGGTGCCGGGGTGCTGCTGATGGCGCTCGAGCTGCTGCTGCCAGGCCTCATCTCCGTTTTCCTGGGCCTCGGGGCAGTGACCGTGGCCGTGGGCCGCTGGGTGGGCCTGGTGCACGGTCTTGGCGCTTCACTCATCACCTGGTTCGTGAGTTCGATCCTGCTCACGCTCGCGCTGCGGAGCGTGCTGACACGCTTCGTGCCGGGCGCCCGCGAGCGGCAGGGCACGGACGAGGACGTAGATGCCTTCGGCGAGGTGGTCGATGTCACGAACACGGTGACGGACGGGCCTGGCGGACGGGTGCGCTTGCACGGCACGACCTGGCAGGCGCGCACCGCCGAAGGGAGCATTCCGGCAGGCAGCCAAGCCCGCATCGTCTACCGCGACAACACGGCCTTTATCGTCGAGGCCGTCAGCCCGAAAGAGGAGCCCGCTTCATGA